One Melospiza melodia melodia isolate bMelMel2 chromosome 29, bMelMel2.pri, whole genome shotgun sequence DNA segment encodes these proteins:
- the C29H11orf52 gene encoding uncharacterized protein C11orf52 homolog encodes MGNLCGCGRRWKCPSPFKRKKAKQGANVRQEAQQQQPGSKAVPSAVPTYEDVPDVPVYATVSRRGVQQEESIHYADIQVLCRSQQRSAAQVRSLQQHQPTEYATLNFPRARLKYDSKNGTLV; translated from the exons ATGGGCAACCTGTGCGGCTGCGGCCGGCGCTG GAAGTGcccttcacctttcaaaaggaagaaagcaaAGCAAG GAGCTAATGTGAGGCAGGaggcgcagcagcagcagcctggcagcaaG gctgtcccatcaGCAGTGCCCACGTATGAGGATGTCCCAGACGTGCCCGTGTATGCCACGGTGAGCAGGAGGGGAGTCCAGCAGGAGGAGAGCATCCACTACGCCGACATCCAGGTGTTGTGCAGGTCCCAGCAGCGCTCAGCCGCCCAGGTGAggagcctgcagcagcaccagcccacCGAGTACGCCACCCTCAACTTCCCCAGGGCCAGGCTCAAGTACGACAGCAAAAACGGGACCTTGGTCTGA
- the HSPB2 gene encoding heat shock protein beta-2 — MATRTVPHAYPMSSEYEFANPSKIYDQNFGEGVSPSEILAPALYHGYYIRPRINKQLERGTSEVCLNQHKFQVFLDVCQFLPDELSVRTVDNLLEVAGQHPQRADRHGFVAREFTRTYILPLDVDPLLVRASLSHDGILSIVAPRTGREVKARVNEVEITRQEQPLGKEERAEEGKEKDES; from the exons ATGGCCACCCGCACCGTGCCCCACGCCTACCCCATGAGCTCTGAGTATGAATTTGCCAACCCCAGCAAGATCTACGACCAGAACTTTGGAGAAG GTGTTTCCCCGTCGGAGATTTTAGCCCCTGCCCTGTACCACGGCTACTACATCCGGCCCCGCATCAACAAGCAGCTGGAGAGGGGCACCTCGGAGGTGTGCCTGAACCAGCACAAGTTCCAGGTGTTCCTGGACGTCTGCCAGTTCCTGCCCGACGAGCTGAGCGTCCGCACCGTGGACAACCTGCTGGAGGTGGCGGGGCAGCACCCGCAGAGGGCCGACCGCCACGGCTTCGTCGCCAGGGAGTTCACCAGGACCTACATCCTGCCCCTGGACGTGGACCCGCTGCTGGTCAGGGCCAGCCTGTCCCACGATGGCATCCTGAGCATCGTGGCTCCCCGCACGGGCAGGGAGGTGAAGGCCAGGGTCAACGAGGTGGAGATAACCcggcaggagcagcccctgggcaagGAGGAGCGGGCCgaggagggaaaggagaaggaCGAGTCCTAA